One segment of Geomonas ferrireducens DNA contains the following:
- a CDS encoding energy-coupling factor ABC transporter permease: MRNTARRENDGTLPHPPSPSRKGRGRAGIWALPTGTLFTLLLASPAFAMHISEGILPFSWALAWYLVLVPFLALGARRLNALAREDLSLKPLVGLLTAVVFIISCMPIPVPTAGTCSHPCGTGVSAILVGPLVSVVVAAVSLLIQALFLAHGGLSTLGANALSMGVIGSFAAWFTFRVLRRMGGSLGVAGFFAGIVADWATYTATSLFLALGIRGDAPLWPLFAKVVVAFLPTQLPLGILEGVITAGMVTLLYRKRPDLLVRMRVITEKEGSVNA; encoded by the coding sequence ATGCGTAACACTGCACGCCGCGAAAATGATGGCACCCTCCCCCACCCCCCTTCCCCCTCCCGCAAGGGGAGGGGGAGAGCCGGGATATGGGCGCTACCAACGGGAACGCTTTTTACCTTGCTGTTGGCCTCCCCCGCCTTCGCGATGCACATCTCGGAGGGGATCCTCCCGTTTTCCTGGGCGCTCGCCTGGTACCTCGTGCTCGTGCCGTTCCTGGCGCTGGGTGCAAGGCGGCTGAACGCCCTCGCGCGCGAGGACCTTTCACTGAAGCCGCTGGTTGGGCTTTTGACCGCCGTGGTCTTCATCATCTCCTGTATGCCGATCCCGGTTCCCACCGCGGGGACCTGCTCGCACCCGTGCGGTACCGGCGTGTCGGCGATCCTGGTCGGTCCCCTGGTCAGCGTGGTCGTCGCCGCGGTGTCGCTGCTGATCCAGGCGCTCTTTCTCGCTCACGGCGGTCTGTCCACCTTGGGCGCCAACGCCCTTTCCATGGGGGTGATCGGCTCCTTCGCCGCCTGGTTCACCTTCCGGGTCCTGCGCCGCATGGGCGGGAGCCTCGGCGTCGCCGGTTTCTTCGCGGGGATCGTTGCCGACTGGGCCACCTACACGGCAACTTCTCTGTTCCTCGCCCTGGGGATCCGGGGAGACGCGCCTCTCTGGCCGCTCTTTGCTAAGGTCGTGGTGGCCTTTCTCCCCACCCAGCTTCCCTTGGGCATCCTCGAAGGGGTGATCACGGCCGGTATGGTGACGCTTCTCTACCGCAAGCGGCCGGACCTGCTGGTCAGGATGAGGGTGATTACGGAAAAGGAGGGCTCCGTCAATGCGTGA
- a CDS encoding cobalt ABC transporter permease, with protein sequence MRDRKQWKKSFRSAMMLPAFLLALSCVSSVSHAWDGVDEAVVEKVAKEHGREAKPPFLDLSGDLLLFAFLMAGAVGGFVAGYYWRDLTAQKPRKDDASSLKHT encoded by the coding sequence ATGCGTGACCGGAAACAGTGGAAAAAATCGTTCCGCTCTGCGATGATGCTCCCCGCGTTTTTGCTCGCCCTCTCCTGCGTCTCCTCCGTTTCCCACGCCTGGGACGGGGTCGACGAGGCCGTGGTGGAGAAAGTCGCCAAGGAGCATGGCCGGGAGGCGAAACCGCCCTTTCTCGATCTCTCCGGTGATCTGCTGCTGTTCGCCTTTCTCATGGCGGGAGCGGTGGGGGGCTTCGTGGCGGGATACTATTGGCGCGACCTGACGGCTCAAAAGCCGAGGAAAGACGATGCATCATCACTTAAGCACACATAG
- the cbiQ gene encoding cobalt ECF transporter T component CbiQ — MHHHLSTHSFHAGHALVQVDARVKLLSALALLVMVITSQGAAFPLFVAAAGLFFCLRLGTPVRLLALRFSEPLFIAVVVLLLKTFFSGNAPLFRFGLLGYELVAHRDGLDAGLLIAGRILGGVTLLGVVGFSTPFTELMAALSWMRVPQVLVDVALFAWRYLFLLLEDAQVVYHAQKNRLGYVGCRRALASFGTLAGVMVIKAFDNSQSITTAMVQRGYDGVMPMSMHRPLRVAEVGSALLFVGAMAVIRLI, encoded by the coding sequence ATGCATCATCACTTAAGCACACATAGCTTTCACGCCGGCCATGCCCTGGTGCAGGTCGACGCCCGGGTGAAGCTTCTGAGCGCGCTCGCCTTGCTGGTCATGGTGATCACCTCGCAAGGGGCCGCGTTCCCGCTCTTCGTTGCCGCCGCGGGCCTCTTTTTCTGTCTGCGTCTCGGGACGCCGGTGCGCCTTTTGGCGCTGCGTTTTTCCGAACCGCTTTTCATCGCGGTCGTGGTGCTGCTGCTTAAGACCTTCTTTTCCGGCAACGCTCCGCTTTTCCGCTTCGGTCTTTTGGGGTATGAACTGGTGGCGCACCGCGACGGCCTGGATGCCGGTCTCCTCATCGCGGGGCGGATTCTGGGAGGGGTCACCCTGCTGGGTGTGGTCGGTTTCTCGACGCCCTTCACCGAACTGATGGCCGCCCTTTCCTGGATGAGGGTGCCCCAGGTGCTCGTCGACGTGGCGCTTTTCGCGTGGCGCTACCTCTTTCTGCTTCTGGAGGACGCCCAGGTGGTTTACCACGCCCAGAAAAACCGGCTCGGCTACGTCGGCTGCCGTCGTGCCCTTGCTTCCTTCGGCACCCTCGCCGGGGTGATGGTGATCAAGGCGTTCGACAACAGCCAGAGTATCACGACGGCGATGGTGCAGCGCGGCTACGACGGCGTCATGCCCATGTCGATGCACCGGCCGCTGCGCGTCGCCGAGGTCGGCTCGGCGCTTCTTTTCGTCGGCGCCATGGCCGTCATCAGGCTCATCTAG
- a CDS encoding energy-coupling factor ABC transporter ATP-binding protein — MDTRISVDLESYKYPDGTVALAGMRLEIRRGEFTGILGSNGSGKTTLLKVMDGLIKGYKGEVLLDGENVLKLHPRDIYRKVGLVFQNPDDQLFATTVFEDAAFGPRNMGCGEAEVKTRVEAALASVDMAEFAGKGIHNLSYGQKKRVCIAGLLAMGHEILLLDEPTAGLDPMGEYRMMELLTRLNRDQGVTIVMATHSVDLVPIFLHQLHILSRGRLVRGGAPEEVFTAPEELANVKLRLPHIAELIYQLKHEDGFSFSRLPLTIGEARREMVEAMQRPRSES; from the coding sequence GTGGATACAAGAATTTCTGTCGACCTGGAAAGCTACAAATACCCCGACGGGACCGTCGCGCTTGCCGGGATGCGGCTTGAGATCCGGCGCGGCGAGTTCACCGGGATCCTCGGATCCAACGGCTCGGGGAAGACGACGCTTTTGAAGGTCATGGACGGCCTGATCAAGGGGTACAAAGGCGAGGTGCTGCTCGACGGGGAAAACGTGCTGAAGCTGCATCCGCGCGACATCTACCGCAAGGTGGGACTCGTGTTCCAGAATCCGGACGACCAGCTCTTCGCCACCACCGTCTTCGAGGACGCCGCTTTTGGGCCGCGCAACATGGGGTGCGGCGAGGCGGAGGTGAAAACTCGCGTGGAGGCCGCGCTCGCCAGCGTCGACATGGCTGAGTTCGCCGGCAAAGGGATCCACAACCTGAGCTACGGGCAGAAAAAGCGCGTCTGCATCGCGGGACTTCTGGCCATGGGGCACGAGATCCTGCTCCTGGACGAACCTACCGCAGGGCTCGATCCGATGGGGGAGTACCGGATGATGGAACTCCTGACCCGGCTGAACCGGGACCAGGGGGTGACCATCGTCATGGCGACGCACAGCGTCGATCTCGTGCCGATCTTCCTACATCAGCTGCACATCTTAAGTCGCGGGCGTCTGGTCCGCGGCGGCGCTCCGGAGGAGGTCTTTACCGCTCCAGAGGAGCTTGCCAACGTGAAGTTGCGCCTGCCCCACATCGCCGAGCTCATTTACCAGTTGAAGCACGAAGACGGATTCTCCTTCAGCAGGCTACCCCTCACCATCGGCGAAGCGCGCCGCGAGATGGTGGAGGCGATGCAGCGGCCCCGTTCCGAGAGCTAA
- a CDS encoding transglutaminase-like domain-containing protein: MSRHMKYGKLLVALIMVLLPLHLLAAPLPQITSLPEGERWFAIIMGDEQVGFGQTTVTRTAEGYQIASRGSVKMKVMGFSREASSTETYQVAPDLALRSFQAETRIDGSPSAVSGEVTRKGISVVTRSGNGRKEHTLKVKGVVYPPHALNLYPLMHGAVPGKTYKIQYLDVEAVKVKQAKVEVVGQETLDGKAVVHLRNNLYPMVDNDIWIDLKGNVLKESVRDGLVVTLARDEATARAELAEAAMAKKDLVLDLSLIRVTPPIEHPERLQKLVVRMTGIPAEQPLLQGVRQKAERMPDGGVVFTLPNPAPAAAAPPAETDVQPGERTPSDNPEIIARAKTIVGDEKDPAKKAARLAAWVAAEIKPDVTDAQSPLEILQKGRGNCQSHARLYTSLARAAGIPTRFVSGLVYQGDGFLYHSWAESYLNGTWVPIDPTFNEVPAGLTHIKLIEGDSVDEMGSVAGMIGRTHATVLEKRY, translated from the coding sequence ATGTCGCGCCATATGAAATACGGGAAGTTGCTGGTCGCATTGATCATGGTCCTTCTGCCGCTGCACCTGTTGGCAGCCCCCCTGCCGCAAATCACCTCCCTCCCGGAAGGGGAGCGCTGGTTTGCCATCATCATGGGGGACGAGCAGGTCGGCTTCGGCCAAACCACCGTGACCCGTACTGCTGAGGGGTACCAGATCGCCTCGCGCGGCAGCGTGAAGATGAAGGTGATGGGCTTCTCCAGGGAAGCAAGCTCCACCGAGACCTATCAGGTGGCCCCGGACCTGGCACTGCGCTCCTTCCAGGCGGAAACCCGCATCGACGGCAGCCCCTCGGCGGTGAGCGGCGAAGTTACGCGCAAGGGAATCAGCGTCGTGACCCGCTCCGGCAACGGCAGGAAGGAGCATACCCTCAAGGTGAAAGGCGTCGTCTACCCGCCGCACGCACTGAACCTCTACCCGCTCATGCATGGGGCGGTGCCCGGTAAGACCTACAAGATCCAGTACCTCGACGTAGAGGCGGTGAAGGTCAAGCAAGCGAAGGTCGAAGTGGTCGGGCAGGAAACCCTGGACGGAAAGGCCGTGGTGCACCTCAGGAACAACCTTTACCCCATGGTGGACAACGACATCTGGATCGATTTGAAGGGGAACGTCCTGAAGGAATCGGTGCGGGACGGGCTCGTGGTCACGCTCGCCCGGGACGAGGCGACAGCGAGGGCCGAACTCGCCGAAGCTGCCATGGCGAAGAAAGACCTCGTCCTCGACCTGAGCCTGATACGGGTAACTCCCCCGATCGAGCATCCGGAGCGGCTGCAGAAGCTGGTCGTCCGCATGACCGGCATCCCGGCTGAGCAGCCACTCTTGCAGGGGGTGAGGCAGAAGGCGGAACGGATGCCCGACGGCGGCGTCGTCTTCACCCTGCCGAACCCGGCCCCTGCAGCTGCTGCACCTCCTGCCGAGACGGACGTGCAGCCGGGAGAGCGGACGCCCAGCGACAATCCCGAAATCATCGCCCGCGCGAAGACCATCGTCGGTGACGAGAAGGATCCCGCAAAGAAGGCGGCCCGTTTGGCCGCTTGGGTCGCCGCGGAGATCAAGCCCGATGTAACCGACGCGCAATCACCACTGGAAATCCTGCAAAAGGGACGCGGCAACTGCCAAAGCCATGCACGTCTCTACACCTCGCTCGCCCGCGCCGCAGGCATACCTACCCGCTTCGTCTCCGGTCTCGTCTACCAGGGGGACGGCTTCCTCTACCACAGCTGGGCTGAAAGCTATTTGAACGGCACCTGGGTGCCGATCGACCCGACTTTCAACGAAGTGCCGGCCGGCCTCACGCACATAAAGCTGATTGAAGGAGATTCCGTGGACGAGATGGGGAGCGTCGCCGGCATGATAGGCAGGACGCACGCCACAGTATTGGAAAAGCGCTACTGA
- a CDS encoding sigma 54-interacting transcriptional regulator, whose translation MYPIVTITDQCRKCYSCVRSCPVKAIKVEKSYTEIIPERCIGCGNCLSNCPQHAKVIADNVTVTEALLTSGEPVIAVLGCSFPAFFHYCSPGQLSAGLRQLGFAEVHEGASGVELIADEYKSAINNTNLPLISSHCPAVVDLVERHYPQLIENMVGVVTHMVAMGRYLKHVLGDHVKVIYISSCIAGKFEVQAEQTRGAVDVLLTYRELESIFKERGIDLTALEEEPYDGREPHMGRVFSLSQGSFQAFGINPDPLDTDIVTAEGEVNVMGIIKDLAAGRISPKLVDLRFCYDGCIGGPGRNRELTEFSRRNMVISHFRREIPYRMAPHYQKDWQIDFSRTFSDKYAKLPIPKGGDVKKILQATNKFTQKDELNCRTCGYRTCREYAVAVFQGLADLEMCLPHNLQQLEEERGRLIQKYELAKRELDREYGDEFIVGSDSQTLDALDQIKQVGPTPTTVLIRGESGTGKELAARAIHRYSKRNDKPLVTVNCTTITDSLLESELFGHKKGSFTGAITEKKGLFEAADGGTIFLDEIGDITPKLQAELLRVLDLGEVRPVGGTVARRVDVRLIAATNKSLEDGVRDGWFREDLYYRLNVFSITMPPLRERVESIPQLAHHFLEKARNKLNKHIIGIEERAINAMVKYPWPGNIREMQNVIERAAVLTHDDIVKLGNLPLAFAESYADEGEDVIDLRSFKKEREPHVLRVEKKLIQRYLADAGGNVSKAAQLANIPRRTFYRLLAKHGLKGRTIRAREGEEE comes from the coding sequence ATGTACCCGATAGTCACCATTACCGACCAGTGCCGTAAATGTTACTCCTGCGTGCGCAGCTGCCCGGTCAAAGCGATCAAGGTGGAGAAGAGCTACACCGAGATCATCCCGGAACGTTGCATCGGTTGCGGCAACTGCCTGAGCAACTGCCCCCAGCACGCCAAGGTCATCGCCGACAACGTCACCGTCACCGAGGCACTGCTCACCTCCGGCGAGCCGGTCATCGCCGTTTTAGGCTGCTCCTTTCCGGCCTTCTTCCACTACTGCTCCCCAGGCCAACTCTCCGCCGGTCTGCGTCAGCTTGGTTTTGCCGAGGTGCACGAGGGCGCGAGCGGGGTGGAGCTCATCGCGGACGAGTACAAGAGCGCGATCAACAACACGAACCTGCCGCTCATCTCCTCGCACTGCCCGGCCGTCGTCGACCTGGTCGAGCGCCACTACCCGCAGCTTATCGAGAACATGGTCGGGGTGGTGACCCACATGGTTGCCATGGGACGCTACCTGAAGCACGTCCTCGGCGACCACGTGAAGGTCATCTACATCAGTTCCTGCATCGCCGGCAAGTTCGAGGTGCAGGCTGAGCAGACCAGGGGGGCGGTGGACGTCCTTTTGACCTACCGGGAGTTGGAGTCGATCTTCAAGGAACGCGGCATCGACCTCACCGCTCTGGAGGAGGAGCCTTACGACGGGCGCGAGCCGCACATGGGGCGCGTCTTCTCGCTTTCCCAGGGGTCCTTCCAGGCCTTCGGCATCAACCCGGACCCGCTCGATACCGATATCGTGACCGCCGAGGGGGAAGTGAACGTCATGGGGATCATCAAGGACTTGGCCGCAGGGCGCATCAGCCCGAAGCTCGTCGATCTGCGCTTTTGCTACGACGGCTGCATCGGCGGCCCGGGGCGCAACAGGGAGCTCACCGAGTTCTCCAGGCGCAACATGGTGATATCCCATTTCCGCCGGGAGATCCCTTACCGGATGGCGCCGCATTACCAAAAGGATTGGCAGATCGATTTTTCCCGCACCTTCTCGGACAAGTACGCGAAGCTCCCCATACCCAAGGGTGGGGACGTGAAGAAGATCCTGCAGGCGACCAACAAGTTCACCCAGAAGGACGAGCTTAATTGCCGCACCTGCGGTTACCGGACCTGCCGCGAGTACGCCGTCGCTGTCTTCCAGGGGCTGGCGGACCTTGAGATGTGCCTGCCGCACAACCTGCAGCAGCTCGAGGAGGAGCGCGGGCGCCTGATCCAGAAGTACGAGCTTGCCAAGAGGGAGCTGGACCGCGAGTACGGTGACGAGTTCATCGTGGGGAGCGACAGCCAGACCCTGGATGCGCTGGACCAGATCAAGCAGGTTGGACCGACCCCGACGACGGTGCTCATCAGGGGCGAGTCCGGTACCGGCAAGGAGCTCGCGGCGCGTGCGATTCATCGCTACAGCAAGCGAAACGACAAGCCGCTCGTTACCGTGAACTGCACCACCATTACCGACTCGCTCCTCGAGAGCGAGCTCTTCGGTCACAAGAAAGGCTCCTTCACCGGCGCGATAACCGAGAAGAAGGGCCTTTTCGAGGCCGCCGACGGCGGCACCATCTTCCTGGACGAAATCGGCGATATCACCCCGAAACTGCAGGCGGAGCTCTTGCGCGTGCTTGACCTGGGGGAGGTGCGGCCGGTCGGTGGGACCGTGGCACGCCGTGTGGACGTCCGTCTCATCGCCGCGACCAACAAGTCCCTTGAGGACGGCGTGCGCGACGGTTGGTTCCGCGAGGACCTCTACTACCGTCTGAACGTTTTCTCCATCACCATGCCCCCCCTGCGGGAGCGGGTGGAGTCGATTCCGCAGCTTGCGCACCACTTCCTGGAGAAGGCCCGCAACAAGCTGAACAAGCACATCATCGGCATCGAGGAACGCGCCATCAACGCCATGGTGAAGTACCCCTGGCCGGGTAACATCCGCGAGATGCAGAACGTCATCGAACGTGCCGCGGTGCTGACCCACGACGACATCGTAAAGCTCGGGAACCTTCCCCTTGCCTTCGCGGAAAGCTACGCCGACGAGGGTGAGGATGTCATCGACCTCCGTTCCTTCAAGAAGGAGCGCGAGCCGCACGTGCTACGCGTCGAGAAGAAGCTGATCCAGCGCTATCTGGCGGACGCGGGTGGCAATGTGTCAAAAGCGGCACAACTTGCCAACATCCCGAGACGCACCTTTTATCGTCTTTTGGCCAAGCACGGGTTGAAAGGACGCACCATTCGCGCCAGAGAGGGCGAAGAGGAGTGA
- a CDS encoding ribbon-helix-helix protein, CopG family: MGRMRENPRYNVISMRISDAERETLEMIMDTTKKSVSEIMREAMELVKARSVEMGQKAA, from the coding sequence ATGGGCAGAATGAGAGAGAACCCTAGGTACAACGTTATTTCCATGAGGATCAGCGACGCAGAGCGCGAGACCCTTGAGATGATCATGGATACCACCAAGAAGAGCGTTTCCGAAATCATGAGGGAAGCGATGGAACTGGTAAAGGCCAGGAGTGTTGAAATGGGCCAGAAGGCGGCTTAG
- the cysS gene encoding cysteine--tRNA ligase, with amino-acid sequence MPLRVYNTLTGSKEEFVPITPGKVGMYVCGVTVYDHCHIGHARANVVFDMIYRYLQAKGLEVTYVRNYTDIDDKIINRANRDGVPYNEISERFIEEFDKDMARLMLQLPTFQPKATEHIPEIIALVERLIEKGYAYQSGGDVFFRVERFEGYLKLSKRNLEDMQAGARIEVDDKKENPMDFALWKGAKPGEPYWESPWGQGRPGWHIECSAMSSKFLGDTFDIHGGGKDLVFPHHENEIAQSEAASGKPFVKYWLHNGFVNINSEKMSKSLGNFFTIKQVLERYDAEVLRFFLLSAHYRSPIDFSDQNLKEAELGLERIYKALAGIDERLAAGTDHAPTAESAELEEKCGTIAARFTEAMDDDFNTAMALGHIFDLVRSVNRALPVAPLALLARVKEEIGKIAVTLGVCDSVPAEFMQRMKDRKTSEMEIPVEEIEALIAERAEARKAKNFKRSDEIRDMLLEKDIVLLDSPQGTTWKVK; translated from the coding sequence ATGCCTTTACGCGTCTACAACACCCTTACCGGCAGCAAGGAAGAGTTCGTACCGATCACCCCCGGCAAGGTCGGCATGTATGTCTGCGGCGTAACGGTTTACGATCACTGCCACATCGGGCACGCGCGCGCCAACGTGGTCTTCGACATGATCTACCGGTACCTGCAGGCGAAGGGGCTCGAGGTCACCTACGTCCGTAACTACACCGACATCGACGACAAGATCATCAACCGCGCCAACCGCGACGGCGTCCCCTACAACGAGATCTCCGAGCGCTTCATCGAGGAGTTCGACAAGGACATGGCGCGGCTCATGCTGCAGCTTCCGACCTTCCAGCCGAAGGCTACCGAGCACATCCCCGAGATCATCGCGCTCGTCGAGCGCCTCATCGAGAAAGGTTACGCCTACCAGTCCGGCGGCGACGTCTTCTTCCGCGTCGAGCGCTTCGAGGGATACCTGAAGCTTTCCAAGAGGAACCTCGAGGACATGCAAGCCGGCGCCAGGATCGAGGTGGACGACAAGAAGGAAAACCCGATGGACTTCGCCCTCTGGAAGGGTGCTAAACCGGGCGAGCCGTACTGGGAGTCGCCGTGGGGACAGGGACGTCCGGGGTGGCACATCGAGTGCTCCGCGATGAGCTCCAAGTTCCTAGGTGACACCTTCGACATCCACGGCGGCGGCAAAGACCTCGTCTTCCCGCACCACGAGAACGAGATCGCCCAGTCCGAGGCCGCCTCCGGCAAGCCCTTCGTGAAGTACTGGCTGCACAACGGCTTCGTGAACATCAACTCGGAGAAGATGTCCAAGTCGCTCGGGAACTTCTTCACCATCAAGCAGGTCCTCGAGCGCTACGACGCCGAGGTGCTCCGCTTCTTCCTCCTCTCCGCGCACTACCGCTCGCCGATCGACTTTTCTGACCAGAACCTCAAAGAGGCGGAACTCGGCCTGGAGAGGATCTACAAGGCGTTGGCCGGCATCGATGAACGCCTCGCCGCAGGCACCGACCACGCCCCCACGGCGGAGAGCGCCGAGCTCGAGGAAAAGTGCGGCACGATCGCGGCGCGCTTCACCGAGGCGATGGACGACGACTTCAACACCGCGATGGCGCTCGGCCACATCTTCGACCTGGTGCGCAGCGTGAACCGAGCCCTCCCCGTCGCGCCGCTCGCGCTTCTTGCGCGCGTGAAGGAAGAGATTGGCAAGATAGCCGTTACGCTCGGCGTGTGCGACTCGGTTCCCGCGGAATTCATGCAGCGGATGAAGGACCGCAAGACATCGGAGATGGAGATCCCGGTCGAGGAGATCGAGGCGCTCATCGCCGAGCGCGCCGAGGCGAGGAAGGCTAAGAACTTCAAGCGCAGCGACGAGATCAGGGACATGCTGCTGGAAAAGGACATCGTCCTTCTGGATAGCCCGCAGGGGACCACCTGGAAGGTGAAATAG